The Vicia villosa cultivar HV-30 ecotype Madison, WI linkage group LG1, Vvil1.0, whole genome shotgun sequence genome includes a region encoding these proteins:
- the LOC131600227 gene encoding early nodulin-16-like: protein MASSSLIFFMILFSVLLLISSSESTEHFVGDSERLWKDPLPSEEALFNWASNHHFTIGDTIVFKYNRRFEAVHEVTEHDYRRCITKGSRHKEFHGGNTRVVLDRLGVWYFVSGRRSHCLRGLKLAIVVMPPSPPPSLSISPPSLTVSPPSLTLPLALPASLSLSLSLSQSPSLSPSLSPSPSPNSSGGGANGHGCMVWLGVSMVMMMLLI from the exons ATGGCTTCTTCttctctaatattttttatgatactTTTCTCAGTATTGCTTCTAATTTCCTCCTCAGAATCCACAGAACATTTTGTTGGAGACAGTGAAAGATTATGGAAGGATCCTCTTCCATCTGAAGAAGCACTTTTCAACTGGGCTTCCAACCATCACTTCACAATCGGCGATACTATAG TGTTTAAGTATAATAGAAGATTCGAAGCGGTGCATGAAGTGACCGAGCATGACTATCGAAGGTGCATTACAAAGGGATCTCGTCACAAGGAGTTCCATGGCGGGAATACGAGGGTGGTGCTTGATAGATTGGGAGTATGGTATTTCGTAAGTGGACGAAGAAGTCATTGCTTGCGTGGGTTAAAGCTCGCAATAGTTGTTATGCCTCCGTCTCCACCTCCGTCACTTTCGATATCGCCCCCGTCACTGACAGTATCGCCTCCATCACTGACTCTTCCTCTGGCCCTGCCTGCGTCACTGTCACTGTCACTGTCACTATCACAGTCACCATCTCTATCACCTTCACTCTCACCTTCACCGTCGCCAAATTCATCTGGTGGTGGTGCCAACGGTCATGGATGCATGGTGTGGTTGGGGGTTTCAATGGTTATGATGATGTTGTTAATTTGA